The following are encoded together in the Chlorocebus sabaeus isolate Y175 chromosome 20, mChlSab1.0.hap1, whole genome shotgun sequence genome:
- the FOXE3 gene encoding forkhead box protein E3, whose protein sequence is MAGRSDMDPPAAFSGFPALPAVAPSGPPPSPLAGAEPGREPEEAAAGRGEAAPTPAPGPGRRRRRPLQRGKPPYSYIALIAMALAHAPGRRLTLAAIYRFITERFAFYRDSPRKWQNSIRHNLTLNDCFVKVPREPGNPGKGNYWTLDPAAADMFDNGSFLRRRKRFKRAELPAHPAAPPGPPLPFPYAPYAPAPGPALLAPPPPAGPGPAPPARLFSVDSLVSLQPELAGLGAPEPPCCAAPDAAAAFPPCATAASPPLYSQAPDRLVLPATRPGPLPAEPLLALAGPAAALGPLTPGEAYLRQPGFAQGLERYL, encoded by the coding sequence ATGGCCGGGCGCAGCGACATGGATCCGCCCGCCGCGTTCTCGGGCTTCCCGGCTCTGCCAGCGGTCGCGCCGTCGGGGCCGCCGCCGTCGCCCCTCGCAGGAGCCGAGCCAGGGCGGGAGCCCGAGGAGGCAGCGGCTGGCCGCGGGGAGGCGGCCCCCACgcccgcgcccggcccagggcggcggcggcggcggcccctGCAGCGCGGGAAGCCTCCCTACTCGTACATCGCGCTCATCGCCATGGCCCTGGCGCACGCCCCGGGTCGCCGCCTCACGCTGGCCGCCATCTACCGCTTCATCACCGAGCGCTTTGCCTTCTACCGTGACAGCCCGCGCAAGTGGCAGAACAGCATCCGCCACAACCTCACGCTCAACGACTGCTTCGTCAAGGTGCCCCGCGAGCCGGGCAATCCGGGCAAGGGCAACTACTGGACGCTGGACCCCGCGGCCGCCGACATGTTCGACAACGGCAGTTTCCTGCGGCGCCGCAAGCGCTTCAAGCGCGCCGAGCTGCCCGCTCACCCGGCCGCGCCGCCGGGGCCGCCGCTCCCCTTCCCCTACGCGCCCTACGCGCCCGCGCCCGGCCCAGCGCTGCTGGCGCCGCCGCCCCCTGCCGGCCCGGGCCCCGCGCCGCCTGCGCGCCTGTTCAGCGTCGACAGCCTGGTGAGCCTGCAGCCGGAGCTGGCGGGGCTGGGCGCTCCGGAGCCGCCCTGCTGCGCCGCGCCCGACGCCGCCGCCGCCTTCCCGCCCTGCGCGACCGCCGCCTCCCCGCCACTCTACTCGCAGGCCCCTGACCGCCTGGTGCTGCCCGCGACGCGCCCCGGCCCGCTGCCCGCTGAGCCCCTCCTGGCCTTGGCCGGGCCGGCAGCCGCGCTCGGCCCGCTCACCCCGGGAGAGGCCTACCTGAGGCAGCCGGGCTTCGCGCAGGGGCTGGAGCGCTACCTGTGA